In a genomic window of Cyanobacteria bacterium GSL.Bin1:
- a CDS encoding response regulator, with product MKAGAADYLIRDDITSNTLTQAIASAIAQAQRASKSSKRMQVLETHQEEVETELADAQLLQQIRTQLIQGDNLNAFYEQVLDAAIALMSSDMASLQLFDPQENALHLLTHRMVSTHWHEPHHQPTGRELYFLDLLARQAADLIEQRQLLEREQAAREEAERNNRIKDEFLSILSHELRTPLNPILTWAQLLQTRQFDRIKTAKALAAIEHSAKVQTRLIDDLLDIAIILRGKLNLNLTSVDLSGVIDAAIETVKSAATAKSITLNLELSPIPTLYGDPVRLQQVIWNLLSNAIKFTPQGGRVDICLEGVEEEAHLTVKDTGQGISPHFLPHIFESFRQQDASLTRNFGGLGLGLSITRYLVEAHGGTITAESAGAGLGATFTVRLPLVHVASELTLTEKEESSSKADLTGIRILAVDDEVDARELLNVVLTAYHAEVRAASSAREALALLASFQPDILISDIAMPDRDGYALIKQIRALPAEAGGQISAIALTAYAQVEDQQRAIASGYQTHLAKPIDIKQLVRAIANLAGNCRETQGLTSHSNH from the coding sequence ATGAAAGCAGGAGCCGCGGATTATCTCATTCGTGATGACATCACCAGTAACACTCTCACCCAAGCCATTGCAAGTGCTATTGCTCAGGCTCAGCGAGCTTCAAAATCTAGTAAGAGGATGCAAGTGTTAGAAACTCATCAAGAAGAGGTGGAAACGGAACTCGCTGATGCGCAACTCCTCCAACAGATTAGGACCCAACTCATTCAAGGGGATAATCTGAACGCTTTTTATGAGCAAGTTTTGGATGCCGCGATCGCGCTGATGAGCTCAGATATGGCAAGTTTACAGTTGTTTGACCCTCAAGAAAATGCCCTGCATCTCCTCACCCACCGTATGGTTTCGACCCATTGGCATGAACCCCATCATCAACCCACGGGGCGAGAACTGTATTTTCTAGATTTGCTTGCTCGCCAGGCTGCAGATCTCATTGAGCAACGACAACTCTTAGAAAGAGAACAGGCAGCCCGAGAAGAAGCAGAGCGCAATAACCGCATCAAAGATGAATTTCTCTCGATCCTTTCCCATGAGTTACGTACTCCTCTCAATCCCATTTTGACTTGGGCACAATTGCTACAAACTCGGCAGTTTGATCGCATCAAAACAGCAAAAGCTCTTGCCGCCATTGAACATAGTGCTAAAGTGCAAACGCGCTTAATTGACGATCTTTTGGATATTGCTATAATTTTGCGAGGCAAACTCAACCTTAACTTAACCAGCGTTGATTTGTCTGGTGTGATTGATGCTGCCATCGAGACCGTTAAAAGTGCAGCAACCGCTAAATCGATTACTCTCAATTTAGAATTATCTCCTATTCCCACCCTATATGGCGATCCAGTGCGACTACAGCAAGTGATTTGGAATTTATTATCCAATGCCATTAAATTTACTCCGCAAGGGGGGCGAGTTGATATTTGTCTCGAAGGCGTTGAAGAGGAAGCGCACCTTACCGTTAAAGATACTGGACAAGGCATTTCTCCTCACTTTCTCCCCCATATCTTTGAGTCTTTTCGTCAGCAAGATGCCTCTCTTACCCGTAATTTTGGAGGACTGGGTTTAGGCTTATCCATTACGCGGTACTTAGTAGAAGCCCATGGCGGAACCATTACTGCTGAAAGTGCAGGGGCAGGACTGGGAGCAACGTTTACTGTGAGACTACCGTTAGTTCATGTGGCATCCGAGCTCACCTTAACCGAGAAAGAAGAATCAAGCTCAAAAGCTGACCTGACCGGAATACGGATCTTAGCAGTGGATGATGAAGTGGATGCTCGCGAGTTACTCAATGTAGTTTTAACTGCTTACCATGCAGAGGTAAGAGCTGCAAGTTCTGCGAGGGAAGCCTTAGCTTTGCTGGCGTCTTTTCAACCCGATATTTTGATCAGTGATATTGCCATGCCAGATAGGGACGGTTATGCTTTAATTAAACAAATTCGAGCCTTACCTGCAGAAGCAGGAGGACAGATCAGCGCGATCGCGCTCACGGCTTATGCCCAAGTTGAAGACCAACAACGGGCGATTGCTAGCGGTTATCAAACTCATCTGGCAAAACCAATTGATATCAAACAATTGGTGCGAGCTATAGCAAATTTAGCGGGTAATTGTAGAGAAACTCAAGGGTTAACAAGCCATTCCAACCATTAA